One genomic window of Syngnathus acus chromosome 11, fSynAcu1.2, whole genome shotgun sequence includes the following:
- the ubp1 gene encoding upstream-binding protein 1 isoform X1: MFGPPNRANLNSLQGERPPPRDSMLFWQPCTENFRTLLQQQRDGNHRRDVLALPIFKQEDSSLPSESESKNPPFQYVLCAATSPAIKLHDETLTYLNQGQSYEVRMLDNRKPGELPELTNKMVKSTVRVVFHDRRLQYTEHQQLEGWKWNRPGDRLLDIDIPMSVGIVEPKTHPSQLNAAEFLWDLNKRASVFVQVHCISTEFTPRKHGGEKGVPFRIQIDTFAPGDASDYAEHLHSASCQIKVFKPKGADRKQKTDREKMEKRSAQEKEKYQPSYDTTILSEQTRLEPIIEEAGDHELKKSSKRTLPADCGDSLAKRGSCSPWPDSAYVAPNPNQAPTPSFTSTPLSTYASSTTNTSSLPDSDSSSPNHQAEPGSYAGTEQLSPAASIQDTQKWLLKNRFNSCARLFTHFSGSDLLKLTRDDLVQICGPADGIRLFYALKSKSVRPRLTVYVCQESPQHSPLLERHAPSQNGEQGASPSLHVYHALYLEELTAGELIRKMAAVCCLPLGTINQVYRQGPTGIHILLSDQMVCNLTDESCFVISTVKDEQGEGLHLILK, translated from the exons ATGTTCGGACCTCCAAACCGGGCCAACTTGAATTCGCTCCAGGGTGAGAGGCCACCACCGCGGGACTCGATGCTATTCTGGCAGCCCTGCACCGAGAACTTCCGCACGCTGCTGCAGCAGCAACGCGACGGAAACCACCGACG TGATGTGCTGGCCCTGCCCATCTTCAAACAGGAGGACTCCAGCCTCCCCTCGGAGAGCGAGAGCAAGAACCCCCCATTCCAGTACGTGCTGTGCGCCGCCACCTCGCCCGCCATCAAGCTGCACGACGAGACGCTCACGTACCTCAACCAAG GCCAGTCTTACGAGGTGCGCATGTTAGACAACAGGAAGCCCGGTGAGTTACCGGAACTCACCAACAAGATGGTGAAG AGCACAGTGCGTGTGGTGTTCCACGACCGGCGGCTTCAGTACACGGaacaccagcagctggagGGATGGAAGTGGAATCGTCCCGGCGACCGTTTACTGGATATCG atATTCCCATGTCGGTGGGCATCGTGGAGCCCAAGACGCATCCCTCCCAGCTCAACGCCGCTGAGTTCCTGTGGGACTTGAACAAGAGGGCGTCCGTCTTTGTGCAG GTTCACTGCATCAGCACCGAGTTCACGCCGCGCAAGCACGGCGGCGAGAAGGGGGTCCCCTTCAGGATCCAGATCGATACCTTTGCGCCGGGGGACGCCAGCGACTACGCTGAGCACCTCCACTCGGCCTCCTGCCAAATCAAAGTCTTCAAG ccaaaAGGGGCCGATCGCAAGCAGAAGACGGACCGCGAGAAGATGGAAAAGCGCAGCGCTCAGGAGAAGGAGAAGTACCAGCCTTCCTACGATACCACTATCCTGTCCGAG CAGACGCGGCTGGAGCCCATCATCGAGGAAGCGGGCGACCACGAGCTGAAGAAGTCCAGCAAGCGGACGCTCCCGGCCGACTGCGGCGACTCCTTGGCCAAGAGAGGCAGC TGTTCGCCGTGGCCGGACAGCGCCTACGTGGCCCCCAACCCCAACCAGGCACCTACTCCCTCCTTCACGTCCACGCCTCTCTCAACCTACGCCTCCAGCACCACCAACACCTCCTCGCTACCCGACAG tgACTCGTCCTCGCCCAATCACCAGGCGGAACCCGGCAGCTATGCCGGTACAGAG CAGTTGAGTCCCGCCGCATCCATTCAGGACACGCAAAAATGGCTGCTGAAAAACCGATTCAACTCCTGCGCGCGACTCTTCACTCACTTCTCAG GTTCTGATTTGTTAAAGCTAACCCGGGACGACCTGGTCCAGATTTGCGGTCCTGCAGACGGAATTCGACTCTTCTACGCCCTCAAATCAAA GTCCGTGCGTCCCCGGCTGACTGTGTACGTGTGTCAGGAATCCCCTCAGCACAGCCCCCTGCTGGAGAGACACGCCCCCAGCCAAAATGGCGAACAAGGCGCCTCTCCCAGTTTACACG TGTACCACGCTCTGTACCTGGAGGAGCTGACGGCGGGCGAGCTGATCcgcaagatggccgccgtgTGCTGCCTCCCGCTGGGGACCATAAACCAGGTCTACAGACAAGGACCCACCGGCATCCACATCCTGCTCAGTGACCAG ATGGTGTGCAACTTGACAGACGAGAGCTGCTTTGTCATTAGCACCGTCAAAG ACGAGCAAGGCGAAGGACTCCACCTCATCCTGAAGTAA
- the ubp1 gene encoding upstream-binding protein 1 isoform X2 has product MAWVLKIDESGLVHDFDASLSGIGQELGAAAYSMSDVLALPIFKQEDSSLPSESESKNPPFQYVLCAATSPAIKLHDETLTYLNQGQSYEVRMLDNRKPGELPELTNKMVKSTVRVVFHDRRLQYTEHQQLEGWKWNRPGDRLLDIDIPMSVGIVEPKTHPSQLNAAEFLWDLNKRASVFVQVHCISTEFTPRKHGGEKGVPFRIQIDTFAPGDASDYAEHLHSASCQIKVFKPKGADRKQKTDREKMEKRSAQEKEKYQPSYDTTILSETRLEPIIEEAGDHELKKSSKRTLPADCGDSLAKRGSCSPWPDSAYVAPNPNQAPTPSFTSTPLSTYASSTTNTSSLPDSDSSSPNHQAEPGSYAGTEQLSPAASIQDTQKWLLKNRFNSCARLFTHFSGSDLLKLTRDDLVQICGPADGIRLFYALKSKSVRPRLTVYVCQESPQHSPLLERHAPSQNGEQGASPSLHVYHALYLEELTAGELIRKMAAVCCLPLGTINQVYRQGPTGIHILLSDQMVCNLTDESCFVISTVKDEQGEGLHLILK; this is encoded by the exons ATGGCCTGGGTACTCAAGATCGACGAGTCGGGGCTGGTGCACGACTTCGACGCCAGCCTCTCTGGCATCGGCCAGGAGCTGGGGGCTGCAGCCTACAGCATGAG TGATGTGCTGGCCCTGCCCATCTTCAAACAGGAGGACTCCAGCCTCCCCTCGGAGAGCGAGAGCAAGAACCCCCCATTCCAGTACGTGCTGTGCGCCGCCACCTCGCCCGCCATCAAGCTGCACGACGAGACGCTCACGTACCTCAACCAAG GCCAGTCTTACGAGGTGCGCATGTTAGACAACAGGAAGCCCGGTGAGTTACCGGAACTCACCAACAAGATGGTGAAG AGCACAGTGCGTGTGGTGTTCCACGACCGGCGGCTTCAGTACACGGaacaccagcagctggagGGATGGAAGTGGAATCGTCCCGGCGACCGTTTACTGGATATCG atATTCCCATGTCGGTGGGCATCGTGGAGCCCAAGACGCATCCCTCCCAGCTCAACGCCGCTGAGTTCCTGTGGGACTTGAACAAGAGGGCGTCCGTCTTTGTGCAG GTTCACTGCATCAGCACCGAGTTCACGCCGCGCAAGCACGGCGGCGAGAAGGGGGTCCCCTTCAGGATCCAGATCGATACCTTTGCGCCGGGGGACGCCAGCGACTACGCTGAGCACCTCCACTCGGCCTCCTGCCAAATCAAAGTCTTCAAG ccaaaAGGGGCCGATCGCAAGCAGAAGACGGACCGCGAGAAGATGGAAAAGCGCAGCGCTCAGGAGAAGGAGAAGTACCAGCCTTCCTACGATACCACTATCCTGTCCGAG ACGCGGCTGGAGCCCATCATCGAGGAAGCGGGCGACCACGAGCTGAAGAAGTCCAGCAAGCGGACGCTCCCGGCCGACTGCGGCGACTCCTTGGCCAAGAGAGGCAGC TGTTCGCCGTGGCCGGACAGCGCCTACGTGGCCCCCAACCCCAACCAGGCACCTACTCCCTCCTTCACGTCCACGCCTCTCTCAACCTACGCCTCCAGCACCACCAACACCTCCTCGCTACCCGACAG tgACTCGTCCTCGCCCAATCACCAGGCGGAACCCGGCAGCTATGCCGGTACAGAG CAGTTGAGTCCCGCCGCATCCATTCAGGACACGCAAAAATGGCTGCTGAAAAACCGATTCAACTCCTGCGCGCGACTCTTCACTCACTTCTCAG GTTCTGATTTGTTAAAGCTAACCCGGGACGACCTGGTCCAGATTTGCGGTCCTGCAGACGGAATTCGACTCTTCTACGCCCTCAAATCAAA GTCCGTGCGTCCCCGGCTGACTGTGTACGTGTGTCAGGAATCCCCTCAGCACAGCCCCCTGCTGGAGAGACACGCCCCCAGCCAAAATGGCGAACAAGGCGCCTCTCCCAGTTTACACG TGTACCACGCTCTGTACCTGGAGGAGCTGACGGCGGGCGAGCTGATCcgcaagatggccgccgtgTGCTGCCTCCCGCTGGGGACCATAAACCAGGTCTACAGACAAGGACCCACCGGCATCCACATCCTGCTCAGTGACCAG ATGGTGTGCAACTTGACAGACGAGAGCTGCTTTGTCATTAGCACCGTCAAAG ACGAGCAAGGCGAAGGACTCCACCTCATCCTGAAGTAA